Proteins encoded within one genomic window of Camelina sativa cultivar DH55 chromosome 19, Cs, whole genome shotgun sequence:
- the LOC104765348 gene encoding transcription factor LHW-like encodes MVGSEHHHHHQNNQQQQQRSKKALGMVALHEALRTVCLNTDWTYSVFWSIRPRPRVRGGGNGCKVGDDNGSLMLMWEDGYCRGRGGTEGCYGDMEGEDPVRKSFSKMSIQLYNYGEGLMGKVASDKCHKWVFKEQTESESNASSYWQSSFDAIPSEWNDQFESGIQTIAVIQAGHGLLQLGSCKIIPEDLHFVLRMRHTFESLGYQSGFYLSQLFSSNRTTSSSNTSLMGSSHAILPPQTQPLQPSLPHYNWSGTSQRPMMAQTSLPNYQPHMPFPVMPHSNKEQDPDVKWPTGLSFFNALTNNVNAKLLFDSEGLGDKTDHQSHQNQSQEQSNSESQANPSEFLSLDSHHRNMSFLE; translated from the exons ATGGTGGGCTcagaacatcatcatcatcatcaaaacaatcagcagcagcaacaaagGAGCAAAAAAGCTTTAGGGATGGTGGCTCTCCACGAGGCCCTAAGAACCGTTTGTCTCAACACCGACTGGACTTACTCTGTCTTCTGGTCGATCCGTCCCCGTCC gaGAGTTCGAGGCGGTGGCAACGGCTGCAAAGTTGGCGACGACAATGGAAGCTT GATGTTGATGTGGGAAGATGGATActgcagaggaagaggaggaacaGAAGGCTGCTATGGAGACATGGAAGGGGAAGATCCTGTTCGTAAATCTTTCAGCAAGATGtcaattcagttatataattaTGGCGAAGG GTTAATGGGGAAGGTTGCTTCTGACAAATGCCATAAATGGGTTTTCAAGGAACAAACTGAATCTGAATCTAATGCCTCTAGTTACTGGCAAAGCTCATTTGATGCT ATTCCTTCAGAGTGGAATGATCAGTTCGAATCTGGGATTCAG ACCATAGCTGTCATTCAAGCTGGACATGGCCTTTTACAACTTGGTTCTTGCAAGATT ATACCTGAAGATCTGCACTTTGTTCTTCGGATGAGGCACACGTTTGAATCACTCGGCTACCAATCCGGCTTTTACCTCTCTCAGCTCTTCTCCTCAAACCGAACTACTTCGTCTTCAAACACATCGCTCATGGGCTCAAGCCACGCTATACTTCCTCCACAGACTCAACCATTACAACCCTCTCTTCCTCACTACAACTGGAGCGGTACAAGCCAACGGCCAATGATGGCTCAAACCTCTTTGCCTAACTACCAGCCTCACATGCCTTTTCCAGTAATGCCACACTCAAACAAAGAACAAGATCCCGACGTGAAATGGCCCACGGGACTATCTTTCTTCAATGCATTGACTAACAATGTCAACGCGAAGCTTTTGTTTGACTCGGAGGGGTTAGGTGACAAAACAGACCACCAGAGCCACCAAAACCAGAGCCAGGAACAGAGCAATTCTGAGAGTCAAGCGAATCCGAGCGAGTTCTTGAGCCTTGATAGTCACCACCGAAACATGAGTTTCTTGGAGTGA